The following coding sequences are from one Mus pahari chromosome X, PAHARI_EIJ_v1.1, whole genome shotgun sequence window:
- the LOC110314379 gene encoding melanoma-associated antigen B4-like gives MPRGKKSKARAREKRRQVQEEAQLLTDAHAKAEEKGESPACSDHEFGDAVASTSPAGFQKGRVSTTSAGKGMARKRSGKGAKGPEEKNSSSCRALLASRGKRMDLLSRKAGMLVEYMLYKYKIKEPARRGEMLQVVNKRFKEQFSDIFKKASYRLDMVFGLELKEVQPHGQTYILVSKLDFQDDGSGSSRLGIPNRGILTPLLSVIYLNGYRALEKDVWHFLNMLGVYDGVPHLIFGNVRKLITEDLVQEKYLEYRQIPDSDPPCYEFLWGPRGYAETSKRKVIDFLCKVGETMPSAYSSCYEQALIEEEEKAQAEAAAKTGTKGKAKGHSKAKSGKSTG, from the coding sequence ATGCCCAGAGGAAAGAAGAGTAAGGCCCGTGCTCGTGAGAAACGCCGCCAGGTCCAGGAAGAGGCCCAGCTGCTTACAGATGCTCACGccaaggcagaagagaaaggagagtcaCCTGCCTGCTCTGATCATGAGTTTGGAGATGCTGTTGCAAGCACCTCTCCTGCTGGCTTCCAAAAGGGCAGGGTATCTACCACCTCTGCTGGTAAAGGCATGGCCCGTAAAAGGTCTGGAAAAGGTGCAAAAggcccagaagaaaaaaatagtagttCTTGTAGGGCCCTACTTGCCTCCAGAGGCAAACGGATGGATCTTCTATCAAGGAAAGCAGGAATGCTGGTAGAGTACATGCTCTACAAGTACAAAATTAAAGAGCCTGCAAGGAGGGGAGAAATGCTCCAAGTTGTCAACAAAAGGTTCAAGGAGCAGTTCTCTGATATCTTCAAAAAAGCCTCCTATCGATTAGATATGGTTTTTGGCCTTGAGTTGAAAGAAGTCCAGCCCCATGGTCAAACCTACATTCTTGTCAGTAAGCTAGATTTCCAGGATGATGGAAGTGGGAGCAGTCGTCTGGGTATTCCTAATAGGGGCATTCTGACCCCTCTCCTAAGTGTGATCTATTTAAATGGTTACCGTGCCCTAGAGAAGGATGTCTGGCACTTCCTGAATATGTTAGGAGTCTATGATGGGGTCCCACACCTCATCTTTGGGAATGTCAGGAAGCTCATCACTGAAGATCTAGTGCAGGAAAAGTACCTAGAATACCGTCAGATTCCTGATAGTGATCCTCCATGCTATGAGTTTCTGTGGGGTCCAAGAGGCTATGCTGAAACCAGCAAGAGGAAAGTGATAGACTTTTTATGTAAGGTCGGTGAAACCATGCCCAGTGCTTACTCATCTTGTTATGAGCAGGCTTTgattgaagaggaagagaaagcccAAGCTGAAGCTGCAGCCAAGACTGGCACTAAGGGCAAAGCCAAGGGACACTCAAAGGCCAAGTCGGGCAAGTCCACTGGCTAG
- the LOC110314380 gene encoding melanoma-associated antigen B4-like — MPRGQKSKARAREKRRQVQEAAQGLKDAQANASEKGESSACSDQASGDARPSASTAGFPQHSQSSAPSNTGSKVMTHRRSGKGDQIQEDENKSFSRAPLATGSPQMDLLTRKTGMLMEYMLCKYKVKQHMRKGEMLKVINRRFKEHFPEILKKASYRLDMVFGLELKEIQPHGQCYELVSKLDFQDDGSGSSELGIPNRGILIPLLSVIYLNGYCAPEDKVWHFLNMLGVYDGISHLIFGDIRKLITEDLVQEGYLEYSQVPNSDPPCYEFHWGPRAYAEASHVKVMDFLAKVNETMPGVYSSPYEQALIEEEEKAQAEAAAKASTKGKAKGHSKAKSGKSTG; from the coding sequence ATGCCCAGGGGTCAGAAGAGTAAGGCCCGTGCTCGTGAAAAACGTCGTCAAGTCCAGGAAGCGGCCCAGGGGCTCAAGGATGCTCAAGCCAATGCTTCAGAGAAAGGAGAGTCATCTGCCTGCTCTGATCAGGCATCAGGAGATGCTAGGCCAAGCGCTTCTACAGCCGGCTTCCCACAGCACTCTCAAAGCTCAGCACCAAGCAACACTGGCAGCAAAGTCATGACCCACAGAAGGTCGGGTAAAGGAGACCAGATCCAAGAGGATGAAAATAAGAGTTTTTCCAGGGCCCCACTTGCCACTGGAAGCCCACAGATGGATCTTCTGACAAGGAAGACAGGAATGTTGATGGAGTACATGCTCTGCAAGTACAAAGTGAAGCAGCACATGAGGAAGGGAGAAATGCTCAAAGTTATCAACAGAAGGTTCAAGGAACACTTCCCTGAGATCCTCAAGAAAGCCTCCTATCGCTTGGATATGGTTTTTGGTCTTGAGTTGAAAGAAATCCAGCCCCATGGCCAATGCTATGAGCTTGTCAGTAAGCTAGATTTCCAGGATGATGGAAGTGGGAGCAGTGAGCTGGGTATTCCTAATAGGGGCATTCTGATCCCTCTCTTAAGTGTGATCTATTTAAATGGTTACTGTGCCCCAGAAGACAAGGTCTGGCACTTCCTGAATATGTTAGGAGTCTATGATGGGATCTCGCACCTCATCTTTGGGGATATCAGGAAGCTCATCACTGAAGATCTAGTGCAAGAAGGATACCTAGAGTACTCTCAGGTTCCTAACAGTGATCCTCCATGCTATGAGTTCCATTGGGGCCCAAGAGCCTATGCTGAAGCCAGCCATGTAAAAGTGATGGACTTTTTAGCGAAGGTCAATGAAACTATGCCTGGTGTTTATTCATCGCCTTATGAGCAGGCTTTgattgaagaggaagagaaagcccAAGCTGAAGCTGCAGCCAAGGCTAGCACTAAGGGCAAAGCCAAGGGACACTCAAAGGCCAAGTCGGGCAAGTCTACTGGCTAG